The Nitrospira sp. CR1.1 genome has a segment encoding these proteins:
- a CDS encoding DUF255 domain-containing protein, producing the protein MTEHHANRTANRLVRETSPYLLQHAYNPVDWYPWGPEALAQAAKLRRPILLSIGYSSCHWCHVMERESFENAAIAALMNQHFICVKVDREERPDLDEIYMQATLALNRNQGGWPMTVFLTPDQKPFFAGTYFPPTDRYGRPGFPTLLKKIAEYWEKDHDGVVAQAVNLTARLQEGAHAPSPTTVGEAELDVAVTQFAEDFDAKLGGFGGAPKFPPATGLSLLLHCYHRTKDPHTLTMVRTTLDAMAAGGIYDHIGGGFARYSTDERWLVPHFEKMLYDNALLARVYVEGYQVTADENYRRVACETLDYILKEMTSPEGGFYSATDADSEGVEGKFFVWTPEDVRAAVDHDEDARRICAYYDVTSAGNWEHTNVLHTAKSVEAVAKELGISAGELRDTITRLRPKLYAARTKRIAPGLDDKVITAWNGMMISAMAEAGRVFGLPRYREAAERACDFLLKTLSTSDGRLLRTYRAGTAHLNAYLEDYAYFAEGLIDTYEAGGEERYLLASVRLAERMLADFADSQHGGFFTTATGHEALIMRSRESPDGATPSGNAVAASVLGRLSYHFAREEFRQAATAAVRAYGRQIARYPRAFAKSLIVVDLLMNGPVEIALVGRPGESGTQSLRAAVNGTYLPNRVLAYRDPGQTETHHPLLQGKTLVNGKAALYVCRNFACGRPITDPAEFPALLDPTPQASLSPTSEQKVLRGILCPGHATVQGTAAYAARNIHDGNEALANGFGLFGATGLTVNRLGFGTYRVGQREGEHREALRTALRRGCNLIDTSTNYMDGESEQLVGSVLRDMMRAGDLARESVIVVSKIGYVQGQNLTQAQAREKSGKPYPEMVKYGDDIWHCIHPDFLADQLTLSLDRLGLATLDVCLLHNPEYFLSHATRLGGNEPRDLSVLRKEFYARLQRAFEYFETQVQAGRLCGYGVSSNTATSPPDDPGATSLSWMIDAAKSAATTVGTASHHFHVLQCPMNLYESGAALIKNTGTHHGSTLLEEAMRERIAVLVNRPLNAMPVQRGGVVRLADVPVPPPEAECEAQQRKVAALEEEYRSSLAPAVAHSGQGMLPADFFRWADELTRIRGQVQGLEHWEQIEQQMIAPHVNQVLRALAEAFTGTVAEQWESWRDRYVPELLALLRTLHREASEKSRLRSDELHRTLNPLLPDERRTATLSQKALWVLASTPGVTSVLNGMRTPAYVEDALHILRWPPLPDWKPVYDRCAGKK; encoded by the coding sequence ATGACTGAACACCACGCGAATCGCACAGCCAATCGCCTCGTTCGAGAAACCAGTCCCTATCTGTTGCAGCATGCGTACAATCCCGTGGATTGGTATCCCTGGGGGCCTGAAGCCTTGGCCCAGGCCGCGAAACTGAGGCGGCCGATCCTGCTCTCCATCGGCTACTCCTCCTGTCACTGGTGCCACGTGATGGAGCGGGAGTCGTTCGAAAATGCGGCGATTGCCGCGTTGATGAACCAACACTTCATCTGCGTGAAGGTCGATCGCGAAGAGCGGCCAGATCTGGATGAAATCTACATGCAGGCGACCTTGGCGCTGAATCGGAACCAAGGCGGCTGGCCGATGACCGTGTTTCTCACTCCGGACCAGAAGCCGTTTTTTGCCGGCACCTATTTCCCTCCCACGGATCGCTACGGACGGCCGGGCTTCCCTACGCTCCTGAAGAAGATCGCCGAGTACTGGGAAAAGGATCATGACGGCGTGGTTGCGCAGGCGGTGAATCTGACGGCGCGGCTTCAAGAGGGGGCTCACGCTCCTTCACCGACGACGGTCGGCGAAGCGGAACTCGATGTGGCCGTGACCCAGTTTGCGGAAGATTTTGACGCGAAACTTGGCGGGTTCGGCGGGGCGCCGAAGTTTCCACCGGCCACGGGTTTGTCGTTGTTGCTCCATTGTTATCATCGGACGAAGGACCCCCATACCCTCACTATGGTGCGGACCACGCTGGATGCCATGGCCGCCGGCGGAATCTACGATCACATCGGCGGCGGGTTTGCCCGGTATTCCACGGATGAGCGCTGGCTGGTGCCGCATTTTGAGAAGATGCTCTATGACAATGCGTTACTGGCGCGCGTCTATGTGGAAGGCTACCAGGTCACGGCAGATGAGAATTACCGCCGTGTTGCTTGCGAGACGCTGGACTATATCCTCAAGGAAATGACCTCGCCTGAGGGAGGGTTTTACTCCGCCACCGATGCCGATTCCGAGGGCGTCGAGGGGAAGTTCTTCGTGTGGACGCCGGAAGACGTGCGAGCGGCGGTCGACCATGATGAAGATGCTCGCCGCATCTGCGCCTATTACGATGTGACGTCGGCCGGCAATTGGGAACACACGAATGTGCTCCATACCGCGAAGAGCGTCGAGGCCGTCGCCAAAGAATTGGGGATCAGCGCCGGCGAGTTGCGGGACACCATCACGCGCCTGAGACCTAAACTTTATGCAGCGCGCACGAAACGGATTGCGCCGGGGCTCGATGATAAGGTCATTACGGCCTGGAACGGGATGATGATCAGCGCCATGGCGGAGGCCGGACGGGTGTTTGGCCTGCCGCGGTATCGCGAAGCCGCCGAACGGGCCTGCGATTTTCTCCTGAAGACGCTCTCCACATCGGATGGCCGGCTCTTGCGGACCTATCGTGCGGGTACGGCCCACTTGAATGCGTACCTGGAAGACTATGCCTATTTCGCGGAAGGATTGATCGACACCTATGAAGCCGGGGGCGAGGAGCGTTATCTGCTCGCGTCCGTTCGCCTCGCCGAGCGGATGCTGGCGGATTTTGCCGACAGCCAGCATGGCGGCTTCTTCACCACCGCCACCGGGCATGAGGCGTTGATCATGCGCAGCAGGGAAAGTCCTGACGGAGCCACACCGAGCGGGAATGCCGTGGCTGCCTCCGTACTCGGGCGACTGTCCTATCACTTTGCGCGGGAGGAGTTCCGGCAGGCCGCGACCGCGGCGGTTCGAGCGTACGGGCGTCAGATTGCGCGCTATCCACGAGCCTTTGCCAAGAGTCTGATCGTCGTCGATCTCCTCATGAACGGTCCCGTGGAGATCGCGCTGGTCGGTCGGCCCGGGGAGTCCGGAACGCAGTCCTTGCGCGCCGCCGTCAATGGAACCTATCTTCCGAACCGCGTGCTGGCCTACCGCGACCCAGGACAAACCGAAACACACCATCCGCTGTTGCAGGGAAAGACTCTGGTCAACGGAAAGGCGGCGTTGTACGTGTGCCGGAATTTCGCCTGCGGCCGGCCGATCACCGATCCAGCGGAATTTCCCGCCCTGCTCGATCCTACACCACAGGCGTCACTGTCTCCCACGTCTGAGCAAAAGGTGCTACGCGGGATATTATGCCCTGGCCATGCAACCGTGCAGGGAACGGCGGCCTATGCTGCGCGAAACATCCACGACGGCAACGAGGCCCTGGCCAATGGATTCGGTCTCTTCGGTGCGACGGGCCTGACAGTCAATCGATTGGGTTTCGGAACCTATCGGGTCGGACAACGCGAGGGCGAGCATCGCGAGGCGTTACGCACCGCGCTTCGCCGGGGCTGCAATCTGATCGACACCTCGACGAATTACATGGATGGTGAGAGCGAACAGCTGGTCGGGTCGGTCCTGCGGGACATGATGCGCGCAGGTGATCTGGCCCGTGAAAGCGTCATCGTGGTGTCGAAGATCGGCTATGTGCAGGGTCAGAATTTGACGCAGGCCCAGGCGCGGGAAAAATCGGGCAAACCCTACCCGGAGATGGTGAAGTACGGCGACGACATCTGGCACTGCATCCATCCGGATTTTCTGGCGGATCAATTGACGTTGTCCCTGGACCGGCTGGGGTTGGCTACGCTCGATGTGTGCCTGCTTCACAATCCGGAGTATTTCCTCTCTCATGCGACGCGTCTTGGCGGGAATGAGCCGCGGGACCTGTCTGTCTTGCGCAAGGAATTCTATGCCCGACTGCAACGGGCATTCGAATATTTTGAGACGCAAGTTCAGGCGGGCCGATTGTGTGGGTACGGCGTCTCGTCGAACACGGCCACCTCGCCTCCCGACGATCCGGGCGCCACCTCCCTCTCTTGGATGATCGATGCGGCCAAATCGGCGGCCACCACCGTCGGAACCGCGTCGCATCACTTTCACGTTCTCCAATGTCCGATGAATCTGTACGAGTCCGGCGCCGCGCTGATCAAAAACACCGGAACTCACCACGGCAGCACGCTGTTAGAGGAAGCGATGCGGGAACGGATCGCCGTGTTGGTCAATCGTCCATTAAATGCCATGCCTGTCCAGCGGGGCGGCGTTGTCCGGTTGGCGGATGTGCCGGTGCCGCCCCCGGAGGCCGAATGTGAGGCACAGCAGCGCAAGGTTGCAGCCTTAGAAGAAGAATATCGCAGCAGTCTTGCCCCCGCCGTGGCCCATAGCGGGCAAGGGATGCTTCCCGCCGACTTTTTCCGATGGGCCGATGAACTGACGCGCATACGGGGTCAGGTGCAAGGATTGGAGCATTGGGAACAAATCGAACAACAAATGATCGCGCCGCATGTGAACCAGGTGCTTCGCGCGCTGGCGGAAGCCTTTACCGGCACTGTGGCTGAACAGTGGGAGTCCTGGCGGGATCGGTATGTGCCGGAACTGCTGGCCCTCTTGCGAACCCTGCATCGGGAGGCCTCCGAAAAAAGCCGCCTGCGTTCGGATGAACTCCATCGAACCCTCAATCCGCTCTTGCCGGATGAACGGCGCACGGCGACCTTGTCGCAGAAAGCGCTGTGGGTGCTTGCCAGCACGCCGGGTGTCACATCCGTGCTCAACGGTATGCGTACGCCCGCCTACGTGGAAGATGCGCTACACATTTTGCGGTGGCCACCGTTGCCGGATTGGAAACCGGTCTACGATCGTTGTGCCGGGAAGAAGTAA
- a CDS encoding OmpA family protein: protein MMCLRPFALLGLLAVVAPLVLDGCSSKAGTSGGVTVTPSKPRVEERIAAAPVQEIAPPPEPAPVPLRSVEMAARNATGEQNILFPDVLFDFDQYVLRDDALNAVEANAQRLKDNRVTKVLLEGRCDEIGTAEYNLVLGERRALSVKRYLESLGMSQVQVDVTSYGKDRPLCLQHNPVCWQKNRSVHFVVKE, encoded by the coding sequence ATGATGTGTTTGCGTCCGTTTGCCCTGCTCGGACTGCTGGCCGTTGTCGCTCCCCTTGTGCTTGACGGCTGCTCGAGCAAGGCGGGAACCAGCGGAGGAGTGACCGTGACTCCTTCCAAACCCCGTGTGGAGGAGCGTATCGCCGCTGCCCCAGTTCAGGAAATTGCTCCGCCTCCGGAACCGGCGCCGGTTCCCTTGCGATCAGTGGAAATGGCCGCCCGGAACGCGACCGGAGAGCAAAATATTCTCTTCCCCGACGTGTTATTCGATTTCGATCAGTATGTGCTGCGGGACGATGCCCTCAACGCGGTCGAGGCCAATGCCCAACGTTTGAAGGACAATCGGGTCACCAAGGTGTTGTTGGAGGGGCGTTGCGATGAAATCGGCACCGCCGAGTACAACCTCGTTCTGGGTGAACGCCGCGCCTTGTCCGTCAAGCGCTACCTGGAATCGTTGGGGATGAGCCAGGTGCAGGTGGATGTGACGAGTTACGGCAAAGATCGGCCGTTGTGTTTGCAACATAATCCGGTCTGTTGGCAAAAGAATCGCAGTGTGCACTTCGTGGTCAAAGAGTAA
- a CDS encoding CBS domain-containing protein, whose amino-acid sequence MVTVSDLMTKKLVTVPVGTSTAEAAKVMNECHVGSVFIEQNNRVVGIVTESDIVRKVVGENKPVHFVPVESIMSSPVISLDERRSITEAADLMQCHHTRHLGVLQSGAIVGVLSVRDLLQPVAVDEF is encoded by the coding sequence ATGGTGACGGTCAGCGATCTCATGACCAAGAAACTGGTGACGGTACCGGTTGGCACGTCGACGGCCGAGGCCGCCAAGGTGATGAACGAGTGTCATGTCGGTAGCGTGTTTATCGAGCAGAACAATCGTGTGGTGGGCATAGTCACCGAATCCGACATTGTTCGAAAGGTCGTCGGGGAAAACAAACCAGTACATTTTGTTCCGGTCGAATCCATCATGAGTAGCCCTGTCATCAGTCTCGACGAGCGGCGATCGATTACGGAAGCCGCCGATTTGATGCAGTGCCATCACACCCGTCATTTGGGCGTGTTACAAAGCGGCGCGATCGTTGGTGTGCTGTCGGTGCGCGACCTGTTGCAACCGGTCGCGGTGGACGAGTTTTAG
- a CDS encoding phosphate-binding protein, with amino-acid sequence MLSQGQRQRWGRRAVVVGLAGVLATTGSLAVFPTGVARAENAGPAASLATEEGLVQYNPQAQVAGSLRVQGSETMSLLMSRLAGEFQRRQPNVSITVSGGGSTKAVNEFVQPPAKLSGKIALKEERPTYVSLVASSRELLDAEIKQFVAQHGYEPTGIPVAVDAVALYVHRDNPIQGLTLDQVDAMFSTTHNRGLKTNLSQWGALGLQDGWEKAPVRLYGRDRRSGTRAFFQEHCLAGGEFAPTLREEPGAASVILGLTRDQLGIGYSGLGLETSNVRIVPLAENQGMPFVAPTAATVSDQTYPLRRMLYLYIDKSRKAPLAPAVQEFLTFVTSREGQEAVMKAGFFPLPMNQVKKNFLALGLAGQDTPLPN; translated from the coding sequence ATGTTGAGTCAGGGACAGAGGCAGCGATGGGGACGGCGAGCAGTCGTTGTGGGCCTGGCGGGAGTCCTGGCTACGACTGGTTCGTTGGCCGTGTTTCCGACAGGAGTGGCGCGGGCCGAGAACGCGGGGCCTGCGGCGAGTCTGGCAACTGAAGAAGGATTGGTGCAATACAATCCGCAGGCTCAAGTGGCGGGAAGTCTTCGCGTTCAAGGCTCCGAGACAATGTCGCTCCTCATGAGTCGTCTTGCGGGTGAGTTCCAACGGCGCCAGCCAAATGTCTCGATCACTGTGAGCGGGGGCGGTTCAACGAAGGCCGTGAACGAGTTCGTCCAACCCCCGGCAAAGTTGAGCGGGAAAATCGCCCTCAAGGAAGAACGCCCGACCTATGTGTCTCTGGTGGCCTCCTCGCGGGAATTGCTTGATGCGGAAATCAAACAATTTGTTGCACAGCATGGATATGAACCGACCGGCATCCCTGTCGCGGTCGATGCTGTGGCGCTCTACGTCCACCGTGATAATCCCATTCAGGGCCTGACGCTCGACCAGGTCGATGCCATGTTTTCAACCACGCACAATCGCGGATTAAAAACGAACCTCTCCCAATGGGGTGCTCTGGGCCTGCAAGACGGGTGGGAGAAGGCTCCCGTCAGACTGTACGGTCGGGATCGGCGATCTGGGACGCGCGCCTTCTTTCAGGAACATTGTTTAGCCGGCGGTGAATTCGCGCCGACCCTTCGGGAGGAACCGGGAGCCGCGTCGGTCATTCTTGGCCTGACGCGCGATCAATTGGGTATCGGCTACAGCGGATTAGGTCTGGAGACTTCCAATGTACGGATCGTTCCACTCGCGGAGAATCAAGGGATGCCCTTTGTCGCTCCCACGGCAGCAACCGTATCCGACCAAACGTACCCTCTTCGCCGGATGCTGTATCTGTATATCGATAAATCCCGGAAGGCTCCTCTTGCCCCTGCCGTGCAGGAATTTCTGACCTTTGTAACGAGTCGCGAAGGCCAGGAAGCCGTGATGAAGGCGGGGTTTTTCCCGCTTCCGATGAACCAGGTCAAGAAGAATTTCCTGGCTCTCGGCCTTGCCGGTCAGGATACTCCTCTCCCGAATTGA